The window GAGTAACCGCCGTCTCGCTGCGAGCGCGGGGAGGTCACGCGGCCAGGAATTCCTCGGCGGCGAAGTCGACGAAAGCTCGCAGTTTTGGCGAGGCGTAGCGGCTGGCGGGCCACATCACGCTGAGCTTCGTCTGCACCTCGACATAGCTGTCGAGAATGCTAACGAGCGAGCCGCGCTGCAATTGTTCGGCGACGGATAGATCGGGAACACAGGCTATGCCGAGCCCGCTCTCGGCGAGGCCGATTTGTGCTTCGAGCGCGTTCGTCACCACGCTGATGGGGATATCCACCTGCACGGGCTCACCTTTGCTGGACAAGGGCCATTGGGCGAGCTTGCCGGTGGAGGCGTAGCGATAAACGACGCGAGAATGCCGGGCGAGATCCTCCGGCGTTTCCGGTGTTCCCATCTGACGAAAATAGTCCGGTGAACCGACGATCACTTGGCGGAAATAGCCGAGCGTGCGGGTCATCAGCCGGGAGTCGGCATGCTCTCCGGTGCGGATCACCACATCAAAGCCCTCGCCGATCACATCGACTATCCGGTCGGTGGCATCCAGTTCGAGCTCAACCTCCGGGTAACGTCGTTTGAACGCGGCGAGTTTCGGCATGGGCATCATGCTCATCGACGGCAGGCTGACACGCAGCTTGCCTTGCGGTGCCGTTTGGCTCTGTGACAACTCCAGCTCGGCGGCCTCGTATTCGCAGAGAATGCGCCGGCAGCGTTCGAGGAAGATCGCGCCCTCCGGCGTCAGCGTGACGCTGCGCGTCGAACGGTGGAACAGCCGTGCGCCAAGCCGGTCCTCCAGGCGTGCTACGGCCTTGCTGACGGCCGATGCCGAGATGCCGAGCTTACGGCCCGCTTCGGTGAAACCACCGGCATCGGCCGCATGCACAAAGGCGAAGAGCGCTCCAAGGCTATCCATATCGCGATCGCTTATGCATGACGAAAATGTCCAAAGTATTGTGAATTGTGTCCTATTTTTCGGCCATTGGGAACCAGCTACCTCAAGCGCCGGCACATCATTGAAAGCGCTCTATCCATGACATCCGCGACGAACACGATATCAGCTGGCTCGACCGATGCGAGGCTGCCGCTAGGAGGCCTGCTGGCGCTCGCCATGGCGGCCTTCATCACACTGCTGACCGAGATCCTGCCATCGGGCCTCCTCCCGCAGATGGCTGAGAGCCTTGGACAATCCGAGGCACTGATCGGCCAGCTCGTCACCGCCTACGCGGTGGGCTCGCTCGTCTCCGCCATTCCCCTGACGATCGCCACGCAGAACTGGCGGCGGCGTACGCTGCTGCTGATCGCCATCGGTGGTTTTGCTGTCGTCAACACGGTGACGGCGATCTCCGACAGCTATGCCGTCACGCTGGTCGCCCGTTTCGTCGCGGGCATGAGTGCGGGGCTGCTCTGGGCACTGGCGGCCGGCTATGCCGCGCGGATGGTGCCCGAATATCTGCAGGGGCGCGCGATCGCCATCGCCATGGTCGGAGCGCCGCTCGCCCTCTCGCTCGGCATTCCGACGGGAACCTTCCTCGGCACGCTTCTGGGCTGGCGCTGGACCTTCGGCGTGATGAGCGGGCTGACGGTGCTCCTCGTCTTCTGGGTTCTGGCCAAGGTGCCCGATTTTCCCGGCCAGAAGCGGGGGCAGGAATTCGGGCTGAAGGCAGTCTTCACGCTGCCGGGCGTCCGGCCGGTACTGTTCGTGGTCTTCGCCTATGTGCTCGCCCACAACACCCTCTACACCTATATCGCGCCCTTCCTCGAGCCGGCTGGTATCAAGGACCGGACCGATGTCGTGCTGCTGGTCTTTGGTGTCGCGTCGCTGCTCGGCATCTGGATCACGGGTGTGTTGATCGATCGCTGGCTGCGCGAACTGGTTCTTGTGAGCATCACGCTGTTCGGCTTTTCCGCCTTGGCGCTCGGCATCGCCGGAACGGTGCCGGGGGTGATCTATGGTGCGGTCGCCGTCTGGGGGCTGGCATTCGGCGGGGTTGGGACACTGTTCCAGACCGCGTCGGCCAAGGCGGCCGGCCATGCGGCCGATGTCGCGCAGTCGATGCTGGTCACGACCTGGAATCTCGCGATTGCAGGTGGCGGGATCGTCGGCGGATTGCTGCTGAGCGGCCTTGGCGTTGCGCCTTTTCCGTGGGTGCTGGCGGCGCTTCTGATCGCTACATTCGTGGTCGCATGGGCCGCGAAGAGCCATGGCTTTCGAGCGGCCACACCCAGATAACTCCCATTGGTGCCGTGAACGGGCAGGCGCGGGGAACCCTCTCCCGGAGGGAGAGGGCAGGGTGAGGGGTAGGCCGTTTGCCCAGTTCCGCGAGGCCTGACAGCACGGTCGGGTTCAGGCTCACGTTTCCAGTCCGAACACCTCACCCCTACCCCTCTCCTTCCAGGAGAGGGGATCCCGCGCCCTTCCGACAAAAACCTCTCACCCGCCGCAGCGCTGCGCCATTACGGCAAAGCCCTTCTGTCCGCCGGCGAGCGGGAAGCTCTGGGTCTCGCCCTCGATGCGGAGCGTCAGGCTCTGGCCTTTGCGCAGCACGGACTGGAGCGCGGGCGTCAGCGTCGTCGTCGCCTCGAGGTGATTGCCCATCTCGTCGCTGATCAGCTTCATGCTCAGGTCGGCCTGCCCGCCGCTCGACGACAGTTTGGCGGTCGTGACGGTGCTCTCCTTCATGCCTTCCTTGAAGAAGGGGACCCGCACGGTCAGGCTCTTGCTGGCGAAATCGCATGAGAAGAACAGGCGCTGATCGTCGGTCTGCGGCATCTCATAGGCGACGACGATGCCTTCGCCATCCTGCCGGATCCCCCAGCTCAGGCCGTCCTTGGCCAGAGCAGTGGCGGTCTGGAGTGCCAAAGCGGGCGCCAGCAGGAAAATCGCCTTCGACGTCATGACAGCTGTCCTCATATCCGGTAGTCGCCGCGCCCTTGCGCCGAGCAGGCGCCAATTCGCGTGTTGCATCGCCATTGCGGCTGCTCGGTTTCGCTTGCAATCACGACAAAAAATCGAGCGGACAAAAGCAAACAGGCCGCCCGAAGGCGGCCTGTCCACAACCCGGTGATGTCAACCTGTTCAGGCCGGCACGGCGGCGGCGTCGAAACCGCCGGCTTCCCGGGTCTGCTTGCTTGGCTCCGTCACCGGCACGACACGCGAGACCGAGCGGCGCTCTTCATCGATGCGCTCGATCAGGAAATAGGCGCGTTCGGCGGAGCCGAGCAGCGCCAGGATCGCGCCACGCTCGACCCAGGGCAGCTCGGCGCCGAGGCGCAGGCAACGCTCGCGGACAGCCGTGAGGGCGGAGATGCGCGGCTCGGCCGCGGCGGAGACGATCGGCCCGTCCTGCCCGACCGGCACGATGGCGCGCATCGCCTCGGCGACCTGATCGACAACGCTGTCGACGATCTCGCGGCCAGGTGCGCCGAAGGGCTGGCGCTCGATGCGGCGGGCGATCTGGTAGAGCGTCTCGCCGAGGCTCGCGGTGAAGTCCTCCTCCTCGATCAGGCTCGCGACGAGATCGGCGCGGGCATAAGGCATCTCGGAGGTGAACATACCGGAGGTGTAGGCGCGGATGTCGCGGTTGAGCACGTCGATTGCAGTGTAGAGCTCGTCGCTCTTCTCCGGCGCATCCGGCTTGTTGCGGGCGATGTCGAGGAAGAGATGCGCCGCCTGGAGATAGCGACCGGTCTCCTGCTGGATGTTCGCGACGGCATGGCCATGATCGGTCGCTTTGGCGAGGAAACGCGGCTGCGAGTAATCCTCGCGCTCGTCCGTCGCCGTGGCGCCGACCTTCATCAGGACGCGCTCGAAGACGCCGACGAAGGGGAAGAGCAGGACGGTGTTGAAGATGTTGAAGAAGGTCGAATAGAGGCCGATCGCGACCGGGATGAGCGGGAAGGTTTCCTTGCCATCCTTGATGACCGGCACGCTCGGATCGCCGCCGAACCATTGCATCGCCCAGGTCAGCACGTCCATCGAAACGAAGAAGAGCGGGATGGTGATTGCGACGCCGATGATGTTGAAGGAGATGTGGGCGTAGGCGGCGCGCTTGGCGTTCTTGGTCAGGTTGAGCGAGGCCATCCAGGAGGTGATGGTGGTGCCGAGATCCGCGCCGAGCGAGAAGGCGACCGCGGTCTTCCAGTCGAGGATGCCGGCGGCGCCGAGGCCCATGACGATGCCGATCGTCGCCGAGGAGGAGTGGATCATCGCGGTGATGCCGGCGGCGATCAGCACGCAGTAGAGCAGGCCGATATAGCCGTCGGCCTTGAGCGAGGAGATGACGCCCATCACCTCCGGCATCGCGCGCAACGGGCGCAGGCCGCCGGTCATCAGGTTGAGGCCGTAGAAGATCAGCGCGAAGCCCATGCAGGCGAGCGCGATGTTCTTCACCTTGTCGGTCTTGGCGAAGATGTGCACCAGCGCGAAGATGCCGGCGAGAAACAGGCCGAGCGGGCCGAGCGGCAGGGCGATCAGGCCGTTGCCGAGCGTCGTGCCGATATTGGCGCCCATGATCACGCTGATCGCGGGCCGCAGGCCGATCACGCCGGCGTTGACGAGGCCGACGACCATGACGGTCATCGCGGTCGAGGACTGGATGATGCCGGTGATGAAGGTGCCGGCCAGGACGCCCTTGACCGGCGTGCCGGCGATCTTGGCGAGCAGCGCCCGCATCTTGTTGACGGCGAGATTCTGAATGCCGTTGCTCATGAATTCGAGGCCGAGCATGAAGATGCCCAGGCCACCGATCACAGGCACGATTACCTGCGTGAAGATATCGACTTGCATGCTCTCGACTCCGTCAGGGGCGCTGCAGCGCTTTTCGGTCGGTCGGCACGGTCAAGGCTGTCCTGGCGAGCATCAGCCCGCGCAATCCTTGTGGAGCACGCGCGATGACTTCGGCCGACGTCCCCACCAACCTCGGCAAGTCCTAGGCAGGTCGTGCGACAATCGGGTGACTATGCGGCACTGCACCTGACGGCGAGAGCAACTGGTGCGATCTTCGATCTTTCGGGTCGCAATCACAGCAGCGTCGCGCCTTCCGGTTGCAGCCGAAAGGCACGCGCTTGACTGTGGAAGTCGATCTCAGGCTGCAGGTTCGTCGAGATCGAAGTGGAAGACCTTGGCGATGAGGCGCCAGTGCCCGTCGAGCCTGACGAAGCTCAGAAGATCAGTGAAGCGCTTGGGGCCGATCGCGCATTCGACGCGGGCGAAGGCGGTCACCGGGCCGGCGAATTCGATGGAGAGGATGCGGTCATGGCGTGCCTCTCCCCGGCTGGCCGGGGAGGGACGTCTTTCGACCATGGGCAGGTAGGTATCCATGGTCAGATGGGTGAGGCTGCCCTCGCTGGCGCAGGCGTAGATCGCCTGCGGATGGAAGACCCCGGCGAGCTTGGCGGCATCGCTGTGGTAGAGGCCGTCGAAATAGCGCGTCAGCACCTCGACGAGTTCGGCATAGCGGGGGTCGGCTCTCACTGGAGCAGACCCTCGGCGCGCATCGCCTCCTGTACGCTGGTGCGGGCGCCAATCCGTTCCATGAAGGCGCGCAGCTTCGGGAAGGCGTCGAGCGGGACGCCGCGGCTATCCGACCAGTTGACGATAGTGAAGAGGTAGCCGTCGGCGACGCTGAAGTGCTCGCCGAGGAGATGCTCCCGGCCGTCTGCGAGCAGGCCTTCGATATAGGTGAGTTTCTTGGCGACGCGGGCCCGCGCAGCAGTCTTGCCGTCCTCGGTGGTGTCGGGGAGGAAGAGCGGCGTGTAGGCCTTGTGCAACTCGCTACCGATATAATTCATGACCTCCTCAAGCCTGATGCGCGCGAAGCTGCCGGGTTTGGGGGCCAGATCGAGACCGGGCGCGAGGTCGGCGATGTAGCGGGCGATCACCGCGCCTTCGGTCAGCACGATGCCGTCTTCGAGTTGCAGCGCCGGCACATAGCCCTTCGGGTTGACGGCGGCGTAATCGGCGCCGGTCTCGGTCCGACCAGCGAGAAGATCGACCTTCTCCAGGGTGATGGGCAGGCCGGCCTCGCGCAGGGCGATATGGGGCGAAAGCGAGCAGGCACCCGGCGAGTAGTAGAGCTTCATGGCGGTTTCCTCATCCGCGTTGACGATGGCGGAGAGGTAGTCGGAAGCAGTTACGTCTGTATACGGGGTAACTTGTCGTAACTGCGTTTTCCGGTATCCTCCCGGTAACTGGAGAGCTGATCGCAATGGCCTTGAAGCTCAGGAAGAACCGCGCTGCGGCGCAGCCCGAGACCTGCAATGTCGGCGCCTGCATGCAGGTGCTCGGCGGCGCCTGGACGCCGAACGTGATCTGGTTCCTGAGCGGCGGGCCGCGCCGTTTCGGGGAGCTGCGCCGCGATATCCCGGCGATCTCGGCCAAGATGCTGAGCGCGCGCCTGCGGGCGCTGGAGTCGAAGGGCGTTGTCCAGCGCAAGGTGGTGCCGACCACCCCACCCTCGACAGAATATGCGCTGACCGAGCTCGGGCAGGAATATGTGCCGGCGATCCTTGCGATCGCCGAGGTCGGCGCCAAGCTGAAGGCACAGGCCGCGGTGCGAGCGCAAGCGGCCTGAGAGCCGGGACTCAGCCCTTCGCCGCGGCTTCCAATCCGGCGATGTCGAGCTTGACCATCTTGAGCATTGCCTCGGCGACGCGCTTGGCCTTGGCGCGATCGGGATCGCGCACGAGCTCGCCCAGGCGCTTGGGCGTGATCTGCCAGGACAGGCCCCAGCGGTCCTTGAGCCAGCCGCACTGCTCGAACTTGCCGCCTTCGCCGAGCGCCTCCCAGAGCCGGTCGACCTCGGCCTGCGTCTCGCATTCGATCATGATCGAGAAGGTGTGGTTGAAGGCGTCGGAGCGCGAGGCCTCGAAGGCCTGGTAGCGCTGGCCGTCGATGGTGAAGGTGGCGATCTTGACGCTGCCGGCCGGTCCGCTCGGCGATTCCGCCGGCAGGGCACCGGTCCATTCGAGCGCGGAGTTCGGGATCAGCGAGGTGTAGAGGCTGATCGCCGCCTCCATGTCCCTATCGAACCAGAGATTCTGGATGACCTTCATCGCCATGCTCCTTGCTGCGCCATCAAGCCAGAGATTGGCCTGTCACCTCAAGGACGAACGCGAGGAGAAGGTTCCGACAAGGGCGGGGCGATTTTTCCCGAGGAGCGTTGGGACCGCGAGGCTGAGGGTGCCTCATCCCTTTTTGCTCCTGCTCACACCTCAGTCTGCATGAAGCGGCCCCGCTTCACAGCGGGGCCGCTTTGTCTCACCAGCGATCGTAGCGGGGGCGACCATAACCGTCGCCATATCCGCGCCGATAACCGTAACCGCCGCCGTAGCCGCCATAACCACGTCCATAGCCGCGCCCGTAACCGCCGCCATAACCGCGCCCGTAGCCGCCACCGCGGCCATAACGCTGGCGATCCATGTTGTTCTGGATGATCTGCATCCGGCGCAGCTTCGCGTCGCTGGCGGTGAACTCGGCCGGCAGTTTGTCGAGTTGCTGCGCGGTCGCCGAGGGAAGCGATCCGTTGAGCTCGGCCGCAGACGCGGTGCTGACCGCCGTGGCGGAGCCGATGAGCAGGGCAGCGGCGATCAATAGATGTCGCATGAAAGGTCTCCTGATTTGTTGAGGCGATGATCGCGGTGGCAATTGCAACGCCACCTGAACGGAATTGTTCGCTCTCGTTCAG is drawn from Bosea sp. Tri-49 and contains these coding sequences:
- a CDS encoding winged helix-turn-helix transcriptional regulator — translated: MALKLRKNRAAAQPETCNVGACMQVLGGAWTPNVIWFLSGGPRRFGELRRDIPAISAKMLSARLRALESKGVVQRKVVPTTPPSTEYALTELGQEYVPAILAIAEVGAKLKAQAAVRAQAA
- a CDS encoding VOC family protein, with translation MKVIQNLWFDRDMEAAISLYTSLIPNSALEWTGALPAESPSGPAGSVKIATFTIDGQRYQAFEASRSDAFNHTFSIMIECETQAEVDRLWEALGEGGKFEQCGWLKDRWGLSWQITPKRLGELVRDPDRAKAKRVAEAMLKMVKLDIAGLEAAAKG
- the gstA gene encoding glutathione transferase GstA produces the protein MKLYYSPGACSLSPHIALREAGLPITLEKVDLLAGRTETGADYAAVNPKGYVPALQLEDGIVLTEGAVIARYIADLAPGLDLAPKPGSFARIRLEEVMNYIGSELHKAYTPLFLPDTTEDGKTAARARVAKKLTYIEGLLADGREHLLGEHFSVADGYLFTIVNWSDSRGVPLDAFPKLRAFMERIGARTSVQEAMRAEGLLQ
- a CDS encoding nuclear transport factor 2 family protein, which encodes MRADPRYAELVEVLTRYFDGLYHSDAAKLAGVFHPQAIYACASEGSLTHLTMDTYLPMVERRPSPASRGEARHDRILSIEFAGPVTAFARVECAIGPKRFTDLLSFVRLDGHWRLIAKVFHFDLDEPAA
- a CDS encoding Na/Pi cotransporter family protein; amino-acid sequence: MQVDIFTQVIVPVIGGLGIFMLGLEFMSNGIQNLAVNKMRALLAKIAGTPVKGVLAGTFITGIIQSSTAMTVMVVGLVNAGVIGLRPAISVIMGANIGTTLGNGLIALPLGPLGLFLAGIFALVHIFAKTDKVKNIALACMGFALIFYGLNLMTGGLRPLRAMPEVMGVISSLKADGYIGLLYCVLIAAGITAMIHSSSATIGIVMGLGAAGILDWKTAVAFSLGADLGTTITSWMASLNLTKNAKRAAYAHISFNIIGVAITIPLFFVSMDVLTWAMQWFGGDPSVPVIKDGKETFPLIPVAIGLYSTFFNIFNTVLLFPFVGVFERVLMKVGATATDEREDYSQPRFLAKATDHGHAVANIQQETGRYLQAAHLFLDIARNKPDAPEKSDELYTAIDVLNRDIRAYTSGMFTSEMPYARADLVASLIEEEDFTASLGETLYQIARRIERQPFGAPGREIVDSVVDQVAEAMRAIVPVGQDGPIVSAAAEPRISALTAVRERCLRLGAELPWVERGAILALLGSAERAYFLIERIDEERRSVSRVVPVTEPSKQTREAGGFDAAAVPA
- the grrA gene encoding GrrA/OscA1 family cyclophane-containing rSAM-modified RiPP; this encodes MRHLLIAAALLIGSATAVSTASAAELNGSLPSATAQQLDKLPAEFTASDAKLRRMQIIQNNMDRQRYGRGGGYGRGYGGGYGRGYGRGYGGYGGGYGYRRGYGDGYGRPRYDRW
- a CDS encoding LysR family transcriptional regulator is translated as MDSLGALFAFVHAADAGGFTEAGRKLGISASAVSKAVARLEDRLGARLFHRSTRSVTLTPEGAIFLERCRRILCEYEAAELELSQSQTAPQGKLRVSLPSMSMMPMPKLAAFKRRYPEVELELDATDRIVDVIGEGFDVVIRTGEHADSRLMTRTLGYFRQVIVGSPDYFRQMGTPETPEDLARHSRVVYRYASTGKLAQWPLSSKGEPVQVDIPISVVTNALEAQIGLAESGLGIACVPDLSVAEQLQRGSLVSILDSYVEVQTKLSVMWPASRYASPKLRAFVDFAAEEFLAA
- a CDS encoding MFS transporter — encoded protein: MTSATNTISAGSTDARLPLGGLLALAMAAFITLLTEILPSGLLPQMAESLGQSEALIGQLVTAYAVGSLVSAIPLTIATQNWRRRTLLLIAIGGFAVVNTVTAISDSYAVTLVARFVAGMSAGLLWALAAGYAARMVPEYLQGRAIAIAMVGAPLALSLGIPTGTFLGTLLGWRWTFGVMSGLTVLLVFWVLAKVPDFPGQKRGQEFGLKAVFTLPGVRPVLFVVFAYVLAHNTLYTYIAPFLEPAGIKDRTDVVLLVFGVASLLGIWITGVLIDRWLRELVLVSITLFGFSALALGIAGTVPGVIYGAVAVWGLAFGGVGTLFQTASAKAAGHAADVAQSMLVTTWNLAIAGGGIVGGLLLSGLGVAPFPWVLAALLIATFVVAWAAKSHGFRAATPR